In Chelmon rostratus isolate fCheRos1 chromosome 4, fCheRos1.pri, whole genome shotgun sequence, a genomic segment contains:
- the LOC121605566 gene encoding FYN-binding protein 1 isoform X2, with amino-acid sequence MDQEDTMDFQALRAKFQDTDILLKQPKIKPALPEKPKVVPPPQSPTHYVPAGARPSLLTSINQTLEGKTPVAPRVVFKDAKKDSKKPLIQKDTSEGKLKKSKGKTSGSKEKLDEDPDQKQKKESGKDRKFPLVLPVAQKESTAELVPATPPHKAPTTSKKGFLGFKKLSKKDSREVSADPILDAPSSGDPGPAPLIPIPSDAPPEPQIPEPKALLPNIPTLPDSSAAVEITPPPTIPAAPDFTPPPAFIPDVPPPAVPTPESETPPEIETPALPVSWPADQNEIIQSPPSALSTPPPSRAVPGPPPVAYTPSPSPPEPDIGIEAVDIMETPPPPVIDLPSPKAERPISALLALERAEDMSPGKKTPPCDQRIFNALEKARRKTTSPTKNPTTPYSITPMSEELPPTPPSQSPTTSHPQLPPIDYEDRAGNAVLKPAQVNGFDHRQASPVLEGIAEEGPDPVPELLLVPPPPPRKVLPELPSLHPAPEKPDRRSVNPNDFIPPPLLEDNEIPAPTEFLEADTTNVPEFDNVSSDTPELPVSEWGNEEYTGPDTPDGQNLPDFYSNGMNIPGADGAFGDQEPVLPESSFPISQEYPAQAGLQAQVDNGVCESTENVYEAITSNTKKKGNGGKKRKGPPKNPYAEAPPETSEEKSKTGRFGKSDKKAAAEGPDEKELKKKEKQRLEKEKKELKEKQEREKKEQKEREKKESELKKKFKITGQEDAMYEAKVTVTTKGRKNDLPVKSGDIISIIRTTNCPKGKWLARDSSNNYGYVAVDHVELDIKEMLELGKRAASIHKSNSNPVEAEVISTGSRASNRYPLSAESFTDDSEEWTGDDEEPLSPAPENPLAPVSHSRTLSMPEMGTQDISLNHQHSHSDISADGPHIQARHEALQKLATFFHSPKPVEPELRTEPETSPVLVNAESVHLPSSGKEFDFDESDVLILPPPDLYADEAVE; translated from the exons ATGGATCAG GAGGACACGATGGACTTTCAGGCCCTGAGGGCCAAGTTCCAAGATACAGACATCCTCCTGAAGCAACCCAAGATCAAACCTGCTCTCCCAGAGAAACCAAAGGTTGTCCCTCCTCCCCAGAGCCCCACTCACTATGTCCCCGCAGGAGCACGCCCCTCCCTGCTCACCTCCATCAACCAGACCCTGGAGGGGAAGACGCCGGTTGCCCCCAGAGTGGTCTTCAAGGATGCGAAGAAGGACAGCAAAAAGCCACTCATCCAGAAAGACACAAGCGAAGGGAAGCTGAAAAAGAGTAAAGGCAAGACAAGTGGAAGCAAAGAGAAGCTTGACGAGGATCCGGAtcagaagcagaagaaagagagcGGGAAAGACAGGAAGTTCCCACTGGTGCTCCCTGTCGCACAGAAGGAGAGCACTGCAGAGCTGGTGCCGGCCACCCCTCCACATAAAGCCCCAACGACTAGCAAGAAAGGCTTCCTGGGTTTCAAGAAGTTGTCAAAGAAAGATTCACGCGAGGTCTCGGCTGATCCCATCCTGGATGCCCCCAGCTCAGGTGATCCTGGACCAGCTCCGCTTATCCCGATACCCAGTGACGCACCACCAGAGCCTCAAATCCCAGAGCCAAAAGCCCTTCTACCAAACATCCCCACCTTACCTGACTCCAGTGCTGCAGTGGAAATTACCCCACCCCCCACTATCCCTGCCGCTCCTGACTTCACTCCACCCCCTGCCTTTATTCCTGACGTCCCACCTCCTGCAGTCCCAACCCCAGAGAGTGAAACCCCACCAGAGATAGAAACTCCTGCTCTGCCTGTTTCTTGGCCTGCTGAccaaaatgaaatcattcaaaGTCCACCCAGCGCCCTCTCAACACCTCCACCCAGTCGTGCCGTCCCTGGTCCTCCCCCAGTGGCCTACACTccctctccatcacctcctgAGCCTGACATTGGAATAGAGGCTGTAGACATCATGGAGACACCCCCTCCTCCGGTCATAGACCTTCCGTCTCCTAAAGCCGAGCGTCCGATCTCAGCCCTCCTGGCTCTGGAGAGGGCGGAGGACATGAGCCCAGGGAAGAAGACTCCACCATGTGACCAGAGGATCTTCAATGCACTGGAGAAGGCCCGCAGGAAGACCACCAG CCCGACAAAAAACCCCACCACACCCTACTCCATCACCCCAATGTCAGAGGAGCTTCCCCCAACTCCCCCCAGCCAGAGTCCCACCACCTCTCACCCACAGCTCCCACCCATCGACTATGAGGACCGGGCAGGGAACGCCGTCCTGAAACCGGCCCAAGTTAACGGCTTCGACCACC GGCAAGCCTCTCCAGTGTTGGAAGGTATCGCCGAGGAGGGGCCGGACCCAGTCCCAGAGCTGTTGCTGgttccacctcctccacccaggAAGGTCCTCCCAGAACTTCCTTCTCTGCACCCTGCTCCAGAGAAGCCAGACAGACGTTCTGTCAACCCCAATGatttcatccctcctcctcttctggaAGATAACG AGATCCCTGCTCCTACCGAATTCTTAGAGGCCGACACCACAAATGTGCCGGAGTTTGACAATGTATCTTCAGATACTCCAGAGCTGCCGGTGTCAGAGTGGGGGAATGAGGAGTACACAGGTCCAGATACTCCAGACGGACAGAACCTGCCAGACTTTTACAGCAACGGGATGAATATTCCAGGAGCTGATGGAGCATTTGGAGACCAAGAACCTGTGCTACCAGAATCCTCCTTCCCCATCTCCCAGGAATACCCAGCACAGGCAGG GCTACAAGCTCAAGTCGACAACGGCGTCTGCGAGAGCACAGAAAACGTGTATGAGGCCATCACGTCTAACACCAAAAAGAAAGGCAACGGCGGCAAGAAACGCAAAGGACCACCAAAGA ATCCGTACGCCGAAGCGCCACCGGAAACA AGTGAAGAGAAGAGCAAGACGGGCAGGTTCGGCAA GAGCGACAAGAAGGCCGCTGCAGAGGGGCCGGATGAGAAagagctgaagaagaaagagaagcagcgcctggagaaggagaagaaggagctgaaggagaagcaggagagggaaaagaaggagcagaaagagagggaaaagaaggagagcGAGCTTAAGAAGAAGTTTAAA ATCACAGGACAAGAGGACGCCATGtatgaggccaaagtgacagTGACGACCAAGGGGCGTAAGAACGATCTGCCCGTCAAGAGCGGGgacatcatcagcatcatccgAACAACCAACTGTCCCAAAGGGAAGTGGCTGGccagagacagcagcaacaact ACGGGTATGTCGCGGTGGACCACGTGGAGCTGGACATCAAGGAGATGCTGGAGCTGGGAAAGAGGGCTGCAAGCATCCACAAGAGCAACAGCAATCCAGTCGAGGCGGAGGTGATCAGCACGgggagcag GGCCTCGAACCGATATCCACTCTCAGCAGAAAGCT TCACAGACGACAGCGAGGAGTGGACCGGGGACGACGAGGAGCCCCTCTCGCCCGCCCCTGAAAATCCACTGGCTCCAGT gagCCACAGCAGGACACTCTCAATGCCAGAGATGG GAACCCAGGACATTAGCCTAAACCACCAGCACAGCCACAGCGACATCAGTGCAGATGGCCCACATATCCA agCAAGACATGAAGCACTTCAGAAGTTGGCCACATTTTTCCATTCACCTAAACCTGTGGAGCCAGAACTCCG CACTGAACCAGAGACAA
- the LOC121605566 gene encoding FYN-binding protein 1 isoform X1, whose amino-acid sequence MDQEDTMDFQALRAKFQDTDILLKQPKIKPALPEKPKVVPPPQSPTHYVPAGARPSLLTSINQTLEGKTPVAPRVVFKDAKKDSKKPLIQKDTSEGKLKKSKGKTSGSKEKLDEDPDQKQKKESGKDRKFPLVLPVAQKESTAELVPATPPHKAPTTSKKGFLGFKKLSKKDSREVSADPILDAPSSGDPGPAPLIPIPSDAPPEPQIPEPKALLPNIPTLPDSSAAVEITPPPTIPAAPDFTPPPAFIPDVPPPAVPTPESETPPEIETPALPVSWPADQNEIIQSPPSALSTPPPSRAVPGPPPVAYTPSPSPPEPDIGIEAVDIMETPPPPVIDLPSPKAERPISALLALERAEDMSPGKKTPPCDQRIFNALEKARRKTTSPTKNPTTPYSITPMSEELPPTPPSQSPTTSHPQLPPIDYEDRAGNAVLKPAQVNGFDHRQASPVLEGIAEEGPDPVPELLLVPPPPPRKVLPELPSLHPAPEKPDRRSVNPNDFIPPPLLEDNEIPAPTEFLEADTTNVPEFDNVSSDTPELPVSEWGNEEYTGPDTPDGQNLPDFYSNGMNIPGADGAFGDQEPVLPESSFPISQEYPAQAGLQAQVDNGVCESTENVYEAITSNTKKKGNGGKKRKGPPKNPYAEAPPETSEEKSKTGRFGKSDKKAAAEGPDEKELKKKEKQRLEKEKKELKEKQEREKKEQKEREKKESELKKKFKITGQEDAMYEAKVTVTTKGRKNDLPVKSGDIISIIRTTNCPKGKWLARDSSNNYGYVAVDHVELDIKEMLELGKRAASIHKSNSNPVEAEVISTGSRASNRYPLSAESFTDDSEEWTGDDEEPLSPAPENPLAPVSHSRTLSMPEMGTQDISLNHQHSHSDISADGPHIQARHEALQKLATFFHSPKPVEPELRSTEPETSPVLVNAESVHLPSSGKEFDFDESDVLILPPPDLYADEAVE is encoded by the exons ATGGATCAG GAGGACACGATGGACTTTCAGGCCCTGAGGGCCAAGTTCCAAGATACAGACATCCTCCTGAAGCAACCCAAGATCAAACCTGCTCTCCCAGAGAAACCAAAGGTTGTCCCTCCTCCCCAGAGCCCCACTCACTATGTCCCCGCAGGAGCACGCCCCTCCCTGCTCACCTCCATCAACCAGACCCTGGAGGGGAAGACGCCGGTTGCCCCCAGAGTGGTCTTCAAGGATGCGAAGAAGGACAGCAAAAAGCCACTCATCCAGAAAGACACAAGCGAAGGGAAGCTGAAAAAGAGTAAAGGCAAGACAAGTGGAAGCAAAGAGAAGCTTGACGAGGATCCGGAtcagaagcagaagaaagagagcGGGAAAGACAGGAAGTTCCCACTGGTGCTCCCTGTCGCACAGAAGGAGAGCACTGCAGAGCTGGTGCCGGCCACCCCTCCACATAAAGCCCCAACGACTAGCAAGAAAGGCTTCCTGGGTTTCAAGAAGTTGTCAAAGAAAGATTCACGCGAGGTCTCGGCTGATCCCATCCTGGATGCCCCCAGCTCAGGTGATCCTGGACCAGCTCCGCTTATCCCGATACCCAGTGACGCACCACCAGAGCCTCAAATCCCAGAGCCAAAAGCCCTTCTACCAAACATCCCCACCTTACCTGACTCCAGTGCTGCAGTGGAAATTACCCCACCCCCCACTATCCCTGCCGCTCCTGACTTCACTCCACCCCCTGCCTTTATTCCTGACGTCCCACCTCCTGCAGTCCCAACCCCAGAGAGTGAAACCCCACCAGAGATAGAAACTCCTGCTCTGCCTGTTTCTTGGCCTGCTGAccaaaatgaaatcattcaaaGTCCACCCAGCGCCCTCTCAACACCTCCACCCAGTCGTGCCGTCCCTGGTCCTCCCCCAGTGGCCTACACTccctctccatcacctcctgAGCCTGACATTGGAATAGAGGCTGTAGACATCATGGAGACACCCCCTCCTCCGGTCATAGACCTTCCGTCTCCTAAAGCCGAGCGTCCGATCTCAGCCCTCCTGGCTCTGGAGAGGGCGGAGGACATGAGCCCAGGGAAGAAGACTCCACCATGTGACCAGAGGATCTTCAATGCACTGGAGAAGGCCCGCAGGAAGACCACCAG CCCGACAAAAAACCCCACCACACCCTACTCCATCACCCCAATGTCAGAGGAGCTTCCCCCAACTCCCCCCAGCCAGAGTCCCACCACCTCTCACCCACAGCTCCCACCCATCGACTATGAGGACCGGGCAGGGAACGCCGTCCTGAAACCGGCCCAAGTTAACGGCTTCGACCACC GGCAAGCCTCTCCAGTGTTGGAAGGTATCGCCGAGGAGGGGCCGGACCCAGTCCCAGAGCTGTTGCTGgttccacctcctccacccaggAAGGTCCTCCCAGAACTTCCTTCTCTGCACCCTGCTCCAGAGAAGCCAGACAGACGTTCTGTCAACCCCAATGatttcatccctcctcctcttctggaAGATAACG AGATCCCTGCTCCTACCGAATTCTTAGAGGCCGACACCACAAATGTGCCGGAGTTTGACAATGTATCTTCAGATACTCCAGAGCTGCCGGTGTCAGAGTGGGGGAATGAGGAGTACACAGGTCCAGATACTCCAGACGGACAGAACCTGCCAGACTTTTACAGCAACGGGATGAATATTCCAGGAGCTGATGGAGCATTTGGAGACCAAGAACCTGTGCTACCAGAATCCTCCTTCCCCATCTCCCAGGAATACCCAGCACAGGCAGG GCTACAAGCTCAAGTCGACAACGGCGTCTGCGAGAGCACAGAAAACGTGTATGAGGCCATCACGTCTAACACCAAAAAGAAAGGCAACGGCGGCAAGAAACGCAAAGGACCACCAAAGA ATCCGTACGCCGAAGCGCCACCGGAAACA AGTGAAGAGAAGAGCAAGACGGGCAGGTTCGGCAA GAGCGACAAGAAGGCCGCTGCAGAGGGGCCGGATGAGAAagagctgaagaagaaagagaagcagcgcctggagaaggagaagaaggagctgaaggagaagcaggagagggaaaagaaggagcagaaagagagggaaaagaaggagagcGAGCTTAAGAAGAAGTTTAAA ATCACAGGACAAGAGGACGCCATGtatgaggccaaagtgacagTGACGACCAAGGGGCGTAAGAACGATCTGCCCGTCAAGAGCGGGgacatcatcagcatcatccgAACAACCAACTGTCCCAAAGGGAAGTGGCTGGccagagacagcagcaacaact ACGGGTATGTCGCGGTGGACCACGTGGAGCTGGACATCAAGGAGATGCTGGAGCTGGGAAAGAGGGCTGCAAGCATCCACAAGAGCAACAGCAATCCAGTCGAGGCGGAGGTGATCAGCACGgggagcag GGCCTCGAACCGATATCCACTCTCAGCAGAAAGCT TCACAGACGACAGCGAGGAGTGGACCGGGGACGACGAGGAGCCCCTCTCGCCCGCCCCTGAAAATCCACTGGCTCCAGT gagCCACAGCAGGACACTCTCAATGCCAGAGATGG GAACCCAGGACATTAGCCTAAACCACCAGCACAGCCACAGCGACATCAGTGCAGATGGCCCACATATCCA agCAAGACATGAAGCACTTCAGAAGTTGGCCACATTTTTCCATTCACCTAAACCTGTGGAGCCAGAACTCCG CAGCACTGAACCAGAGACAA